GTTGACGAGAGCAACAATATCACGACCCTGGGGCGTGGCGGTTCTGACACTACCGCGGTTGCTATGGCAGCGGCACTCAAGGCAGACGAGTGCCAGATTTATACTGACGTCGATGGCGTGTACACCACGGATCCACGAATTGTTGCCGAAGCGCGACGCCTTGATCGCATTACGGTTGAGGAAATGCTGGAAATGGCGAGCCTGGGAGCCAAGGTGCTCCAGATTCGCTCGGTTGAATTTGCCGGAAAATACCGGGTACCGCTGCGAGTTTTGTCCTCGTTTGAGGATGGTCCAGGTACCCTGATTACCTATGATGAGGACGAAGACATGGAACAAGCGCGGATTTCGGGTATTGCATTTAACCGGGATGAAGCTAAGCTGACTCTTATGGGGGTGCCTGACAAGCCTGGCATCGCCTCACGGATTCTGGGCGCGGTAGCCGGCGCCAACATCAACGTGGACATGATCATCCAGAATACGGGTGAAGATGGCACCACAGATTTCAGCTTTACAGTCCACAGAAATGACTATACTAAAGGAAAGGGTATTCTTGCGACGGTAGGCAAGGACTTGGGCGCCACAGAAGTTTCCGGTGATGACAAAATCGTCAAAATTTCGGTGGTTGGCGTCGGAAT
This genomic window from Gammaproteobacteria bacterium contains:
- a CDS encoding aspartate kinase, whose translation is MALIVQKYGGTSVGNPERITNVANKVARMHAEGNQVVVVVSAMSGETNRLIDLANQVSDDPSPRELDVLVSTGEQVTIALLAMALHKKGVEAVSYTGYQVHIRTDNVHGKARIQDIDGQRVKTDLDAGRVVVVAGFQGVDESNNITTLGRGGSDTTAVAMAAALKADECQIYTDVDGVYTTDPRIVAEARRLDRITVEEMLEMASLGAKVLQIRSVEFAGKYRVPLRVLSSFEDGPGTLITYDEDEDMEQARISGIAFNRDEAKLTLMGVPDKPGIASRILGAVAGANINVDMIIQNTGEDGTTDFSFTVHRNDYTKGKGILATVGKDLGATEVSGDDKIVKISVVGVGMRSHAGIASTMFAALADEGINIQMISTSEIKISVIVDEKYLELGVRALHSAFGLEQGTTD